The Stieleria sp. JC731 genome has a segment encoding these proteins:
- a CDS encoding FG-GAP repeat domain-containing protein, producing MVVLGAQNLRAEDPLQFDIRMLALDANEGIAAGDVDDDGVTDLIAGRAWFKGGDWAARPLRNIDDWNGYVQSNGDYLFDVNADGKLDVVAGSFIPSEVHWYENPGEEALRLGKQWPQHLLLDTKQSQNEGQLFQDIDGDGRPEWIVNSWKKNCPAFIYRLVEKDSSGGKADGSAAKFELVGHALGQSGNGHGVAVGDLNNDGKLDLMVGQGWYQQPANDPWSQPWQFHADWDLHSSLPMIVEDLDQDGDSDVIIGNGHNYGLYWWEQVSIDSETGKIEFKEHMIDDRYSQPHTLAWADLDNDGQKELITGKRYYAHNSNDPGGNEAPCLYYYRWNQKSKSFTRFTIDEGHVGCGLQIVVEDLNGDSKVDLAVAGKSGTYLLLAK from the coding sequence ATGGTTGTTCTTGGTGCGCAAAACTTAAGAGCTGAAGACCCGTTGCAGTTCGACATACGAATGCTTGCCCTCGATGCAAACGAAGGCATCGCGGCTGGCGATGTCGATGACGATGGCGTGACGGATTTGATTGCTGGAAGGGCTTGGTTCAAAGGCGGCGATTGGGCGGCGCGTCCGTTGCGCAATATTGATGACTGGAATGGATACGTGCAAAGCAATGGTGACTACCTGTTCGACGTCAATGCTGACGGGAAGCTCGACGTGGTTGCGGGCTCGTTCATCCCAAGCGAAGTCCACTGGTACGAAAACCCAGGCGAGGAAGCTCTTCGTCTTGGCAAGCAATGGCCCCAGCATCTGTTGCTCGACACAAAGCAATCGCAAAACGAAGGGCAACTGTTTCAAGACATTGATGGCGATGGACGCCCTGAATGGATCGTCAACAGTTGGAAGAAAAATTGCCCGGCCTTCATCTACCGCTTGGTCGAAAAAGATTCTTCGGGGGGCAAGGCAGACGGTTCCGCAGCTAAGTTTGAGCTGGTTGGGCATGCCCTTGGTCAGTCTGGCAACGGTCACGGTGTCGCTGTCGGTGACCTAAATAATGACGGAAAGCTGGATCTGATGGTTGGCCAAGGCTGGTACCAACAGCCGGCCAACGATCCTTGGTCGCAGCCTTGGCAATTTCATGCCGATTGGGATTTGCACAGTTCACTTCCGATGATCGTCGAAGACTTGGACCAAGATGGCGATAGCGACGTCATCATCGGCAACGGTCACAACTATGGGCTGTATTGGTGGGAACAAGTCAGTATTGATTCAGAAACCGGCAAGATCGAGTTCAAAGAACACATGATCGACGATCGCTATTCGCAGCCACATACCTTGGCGTGGGCGGATCTGGACAACGATGGGCAGAAAGAACTGATCACTGGGAAACGCTATTACGCTCACAACAGCAATGACCCCGGAGGCAATGAAGCGCCTTGCCTGTACTATTACCGCTGGAATCAGAAATCAAAATCGTTCACCCGCTTTACAATCGACGAAGGGCATGTCGGATGCGGCTTGCAAATCGTTGTCGAAGATCTAAACGGTGATTCCAAAGTCGATCTGGCTGTCGCTGGAAAAAGCGGAACATACCTACTACTTGCGAAATGA
- a CDS encoding nucleotide pyrophosphohydrolase gives MNFETSGNEQLTISQAQQDVHDWIQNIGVRYFDEMTNLAQLVEEVGEVARILSRTCGEQSYKSSDVPGDLADELADVLFVTICLANQSGIDLTKALRANLDKKTKRDRDRHRNNEKLR, from the coding sequence ATGAATTTCGAGACAAGCGGAAACGAACAGCTTACGATCAGCCAAGCACAACAGGACGTCCACGATTGGATTCAAAACATCGGTGTGCGCTACTTCGATGAGATGACCAACCTCGCTCAGTTAGTCGAAGAAGTCGGCGAGGTCGCAAGGATTCTTTCACGTACCTGTGGTGAGCAATCCTATAAGTCGTCGGATGTCCCTGGAGACCTAGCCGATGAATTGGCCGACGTGCTGTTCGTTACCATTTGCTTGGCAAACCAGTCAGGCATTGATCTGACAAAAGCATTGCGTGCAAATCTGGACAAAAAGACGAAACGCGATCGCGATCGACATCGAAACAATGAAAAGCTTCGATAG
- a CDS encoding N-acyl amino acid synthase FeeM domain-containing protein, with amino-acid sequence MQLIDGRPRLSRLRDQARQFLSTKVKVQQSVRCRKAKTQADLQRAEEFRQQRYQDVGLLSDSPLRTSPVKIAASPIVFEENEQWTANVFLAFRTTQYWYDRKRGFQSIAASAEPDCHEVICGTVTLLTPTAQIESPLNPTDQGSCLDQMKIGRVCRLAIEHESANGGATSSYRSVFLALTGLMHQTAIQFGLTHMDAIAHPRHAKLYRRIFNAVPIGEPFECQEVSGAPGQYMRADIATPTRFHERLRASYAPAG; translated from the coding sequence ATGCAGTTAATCGACGGTCGCCCCCGCCTATCACGTCTTCGCGATCAGGCTCGGCAGTTCCTGTCCACCAAAGTTAAAGTCCAGCAATCGGTACGCTGCCGAAAAGCAAAAACTCAGGCTGACTTGCAACGTGCTGAAGAATTCCGGCAACAACGTTATCAAGACGTCGGGTTGCTAAGCGACTCACCACTGAGAACCAGTCCGGTCAAAATCGCGGCCTCGCCGATCGTTTTTGAAGAAAATGAACAATGGACAGCGAATGTCTTCTTGGCCTTTCGAACCACCCAATACTGGTACGATCGAAAAAGAGGCTTCCAATCGATCGCCGCTTCGGCAGAACCTGATTGTCATGAAGTCATCTGCGGCACCGTCACTCTGTTAACACCGACCGCGCAAATCGAAAGCCCGTTGAACCCGACGGATCAAGGAAGCTGTCTTGATCAAATGAAAATTGGCCGAGTCTGTCGACTTGCGATTGAACACGAATCCGCGAATGGTGGAGCTACGTCTTCGTACCGTTCGGTCTTCCTAGCTTTAACCGGTTTGATGCATCAAACCGCAATTCAGTTTGGACTGACACACATGGATGCGATCGCGCACCCACGCCACGCAAAGCTTTATCGACGGATTTTCAATGCTGTGCCGATTGGCGAACCGTTTGAATGCCAAGAAGTCAGCGGTGCACCAGGACAGTACATGCGTGCTGACATTGCCACACCGACGCGATTCCATGAGCGGCTACGGGCAAGCTACGCACCGGCTGGATAG
- a CDS encoding N-acyl amino acid synthase FeeM domain-containing protein, producing the protein MMQTTVLTGRFRTPNSEKPSVFCVRATTSNQMVSGRRLWTSQFQKAGLIDDSRVSSREAESLSIIGKTLPEQWTSVSINAYQAGSRVPKGVEDRSTGKATSQSRFDGVCGTVTLLVPKRTDLTVGKITRLAIDSSQQAQSGSPIAYRCVFLELTSFLYQTAVEYGLTDLEAIVHPRHAKLYRRVFNAKPIGKPFDCEAVAGAPAQLMRADIRDPKLFHPRLRECYVERSSQRAA; encoded by the coding sequence ATGATGCAAACCACCGTTCTAACAGGGCGTTTTCGCACGCCGAACTCCGAGAAACCTTCGGTGTTCTGTGTTCGCGCGACGACCTCGAATCAAATGGTAAGCGGTCGCCGGCTGTGGACCTCGCAGTTTCAAAAAGCTGGATTAATCGATGATTCGAGGGTTAGTTCTCGCGAAGCAGAGTCGCTATCGATCATCGGAAAGACACTGCCAGAGCAATGGACTTCCGTTTCAATCAATGCTTACCAGGCAGGCAGCCGCGTTCCCAAAGGGGTTGAGGATCGCTCAACAGGCAAGGCCACTTCGCAGTCTAGATTTGATGGCGTTTGTGGAACCGTGACGCTCCTCGTTCCCAAACGAACAGACTTGACGGTCGGAAAAATTACGCGTTTGGCAATCGATAGCTCGCAACAGGCTCAATCAGGAAGCCCGATCGCCTATCGCTGCGTCTTTTTAGAGCTGACCAGTTTCTTGTACCAGACGGCCGTTGAATACGGCCTGACGGATTTAGAAGCCATCGTTCACCCGCGACACGCAAAGCTGTACCGGCGGGTATTCAACGCGAAACCGATCGGCAAGCCGTTCGATTGTGAAGCCGTCGCCGGTGCACCCGCGCAGTTGATGCGGGCAGACATCAGAGATCCAAAACTGTTCCATCCGAGATTGCGCGAATGCTATGTCGAGCGTTCGAGCCAACGTGCGGCGTAG
- a CDS encoding amidohydrolase: protein MVSSTTLARSTKRPRSKSWAHRIAFSAAIACSLSYCTSGYSQGQSAVREAVASDYDEYLADLFVHFHQTPELSLVEYKTAARMARELRAVGFDVAEGVGGTGVVAMLANGPGPKVMMRADMDGLPVEEKSGLQYASKATQEDPITGNVVSVMHACGHDVHITSMVGTARYMASHRDQWSGTLMLIVQPAEERIAGARAMKQDRLWERFGVPDFALAFHVSARNEAGVINVVDGSPYAGSDTVDITVHGVGAHGASPHRGKDPIVLASQIVLALQTLVSREIAPREAGVVTVGSFHSGTKHNIISDQAKLQLTVRSTNAETRQTLLDGIRRIATNMGRVAGLPEDKLPEVQVSKESVPPTFNNAELAQRLRNAWVEKIGAEHVISENQKGMGAEDFPFFTTSPDIPSVYWGIGGTPAEAFETEANGGEMVPSHHSPLFKITPEPSVKRGVESTIIALIELMPPQ from the coding sequence ATGGTCAGTTCGACAACGCTCGCCAGATCAACCAAGCGGCCCCGTTCGAAATCTTGGGCTCACCGAATCGCTTTTTCAGCGGCGATCGCCTGTAGCTTGTCTTATTGCACCAGCGGATACTCACAAGGCCAGTCCGCTGTGCGTGAAGCGGTCGCCAGCGACTACGACGAATACTTGGCTGACTTGTTTGTGCATTTCCACCAGACCCCTGAATTGTCACTGGTTGAGTACAAGACGGCGGCGAGAATGGCCCGTGAGCTTCGTGCGGTTGGATTTGACGTAGCCGAAGGCGTCGGAGGCACCGGCGTTGTCGCCATGCTCGCCAATGGTCCCGGCCCCAAAGTCATGATGCGGGCCGACATGGATGGGCTGCCGGTTGAAGAAAAGTCCGGTCTGCAATACGCATCCAAAGCGACCCAAGAAGACCCCATCACGGGGAACGTCGTTTCTGTGATGCACGCTTGTGGTCACGATGTGCATATCACCAGCATGGTTGGTACGGCAAGGTACATGGCGTCCCATCGCGATCAATGGTCAGGAACGCTAATGCTGATCGTTCAACCTGCGGAAGAACGCATCGCAGGCGCCCGGGCGATGAAACAAGATCGACTCTGGGAGCGATTCGGAGTTCCTGATTTCGCATTGGCATTCCATGTTTCGGCAAGGAACGAAGCTGGCGTGATCAACGTCGTCGATGGCAGTCCCTACGCAGGGTCAGATACCGTTGACATTACCGTCCATGGAGTCGGAGCGCACGGTGCCAGCCCACACCGTGGAAAGGATCCAATCGTTCTCGCAAGCCAAATTGTATTGGCACTTCAAACCTTGGTCTCGCGAGAGATCGCACCACGTGAAGCAGGCGTTGTCACGGTTGGCTCGTTTCATTCAGGCACAAAACACAACATCATCTCCGATCAGGCAAAGCTACAACTGACCGTCAGAAGCACCAACGCCGAAACGCGTCAAACTTTGCTTGACGGTATCCGGCGCATCGCAACCAACATGGGACGCGTTGCGGGGCTTCCCGAAGACAAGCTTCCTGAAGTTCAAGTATCAAAAGAGAGTGTGCCGCCAACCTTCAACAATGCAGAGCTTGCACAGCGGTTAAGAAACGCCTGGGTCGAAAAGATCGGCGCTGAGCACGTTATCTCGGAAAATCAAAAAGGCATGGGTGCAGAGGACTTTCCTTTCTTCACGACCTCGCCAGATATCCCATCGGTTTACTGGGGAATCGGCGGAACGCCCGCCGAAGCGTTTGAAACGGAAGCCAATGGTGGCGAGATGGTGCCCAGCCATCATTCTCCGCTATTCAAAATCACGCCCGAACCATCGGTGAAACGTGGAGTCGAATCGACGATCATCGCACTGATCGAATTAATGCCTCCACAGTAG
- a CDS encoding class I SAM-dependent methyltransferase, with product MAKWYDYPQYFDMLFRDETPVEVEFFEEAFQRFADRPIKRLIEPGSGSGRLVVAMAARGYDVTGIDLSEAMLKYTERKLKRRGLKATCILGDMTSIDAPKSFDAAFCTYNTFRHLLTEKDAVTHLQTMGDAIAPGGLYILGMHLTPEEEYEAVVERFTIRHAGTELKTTIRVPHTDEKKRLETLRVNLVAKRSSGEKIKIESEFPLRLYTPTQLKRLFKKVADRWELVESFDFAYDIDDPLPFDKELLEGLFVLRKKNV from the coding sequence ATGGCAAAGTGGTACGACTATCCCCAATACTTTGACATGCTGTTTCGCGATGAAACGCCGGTCGAAGTCGAATTCTTTGAGGAAGCATTTCAACGTTTTGCAGATCGCCCCATCAAGCGTTTGATCGAACCGGGCAGCGGCAGCGGTCGTTTAGTCGTTGCGATGGCGGCCCGCGGCTACGATGTCACGGGGATCGATCTCAGCGAAGCGATGCTCAAGTACACCGAGCGGAAACTGAAACGTAGGGGCTTAAAAGCGACGTGCATTCTTGGCGACATGACATCGATCGACGCCCCAAAATCGTTTGACGCCGCATTCTGCACCTACAACACATTTAGGCACCTGCTAACGGAAAAAGATGCGGTGACGCATTTGCAGACGATGGGAGACGCGATCGCTCCCGGTGGCCTGTACATACTGGGGATGCACCTCACTCCTGAAGAAGAGTACGAAGCGGTTGTCGAACGCTTTACGATTCGTCACGCGGGAACCGAACTGAAGACAACCATCCGCGTTCCGCATACCGACGAGAAAAAACGGCTGGAAACCTTGCGGGTCAACTTGGTCGCGAAACGAAGTAGCGGTGAAAAAATTAAGATCGAAAGCGAATTTCCGCTTCGGCTCTACACACCGACCCAATTGAAACGGCTTTTTAAGAAAGTCGCCGATCGCTGGGAATTGGTCGAATCATTCGATTTCGCTTATGACATCGATGACCCGCTGCCGTTCGACAAGGAACTGCTGGAAGGCCTTTTCGTTCTTCGGAAGAAAAACGTCTAA